DNA from Solanum stenotomum isolate F172 chromosome 3, ASM1918654v1, whole genome shotgun sequence:
GTTATCTTATTTTGTCTGTAGATATTACCATAAGATGTAGTATTTTTCAGTGGCAGATGAtttaaaatgtccattttatgTACTCTCCTCTCTACTTTAAGTGCAAAACTTAATGTGGGACTAAAACTTTGTAGTTCCTCTTTCTTAATGAgtaattcatcttattttgtaatttttgatATCTGAGGTTATTTtcagaagtattggggagaagGGATTAGACAGGACATGATGGAGTTTTAGCTTACCGAGGACATGGCCTTAGATAGGAGGGTGTGAAATTACCGAATTTGGGTAGAAGATTAGTATGTAGTAATGCATTGTCTGTTCATATTAGTAGTCGTAGTATTGCTCCTGTAGTTTCTTTTCCTTCGATTTATGTTACTATATATTGTTCCTTGTACGGTTGTACCTCGGTTGTTGTATTCTTTTGTTGTAGTTTCTGTTCtattactatttgttgttttttatcTGAAAATATTCCATAAActcttgggtatttttaaagatcaagattTTGAATATTCCGCAAATtgatggaatattcatatagaggtcaaatctaaatcatcctactTAGAGAAATTCGCACTAACgaccctcgaatcatggataaatcttagaagagtagaatcaagggaggaacagaaTTGTGCCCACAATCtttatcaataaagttatgtttcGTCAGATATTATTTAtgtggtttatttattttcatatgtttaaaatttgttgcaaacaatattatatattttttcgaccaaaagaaaaaaaatactatctgttgtttttgttattgctttggactgtttttccttgagccgagggtcaattggaaacaacctctatACCTCTGAGTCTGAGGTAGCGGGACTATGCTGGGTATTTTTGTTGTGCTAATATTTTCTCTATTGTctgttttccttttcttctttttctgaaaTCTTTTGTTTGTtgtgaccactaggccacaagTCCAGACCCCATTACTAGTCCTTCACTCaggaaattaatcaaattgaccaTTACTATTTGACAAGTATGAATACTTTCTTTTGAGATCCAGAATCATTTTTCCAACactaattataaaaaaagatcATGATTTCATTTTGCTCACTTAAAACTTGTTTGTTTGCAGTTTCATTGAACTCTCATTGATATTTCTACAGCATGATGGTTACTGCTTCTGTGTCTATTCACTGCCTTATGAACCTAATGACTATTGTTTGAGTTATTAGTAAAACTCTCTAGGCAAGGACGAATACTTTCAAGTCGagtcaaattcatgaaataacaTATACAGGAAGAGTTTTTTTCAAGTTATATGCACTGACGGTGTACAAAAAGATTGATACCTAGAGATAAGAATATAGATGCAAGGTTAGATAATAATTAAGCATGAACTTCACACATTGCAATGTGAACACAACAGCACAAAATGTTTCAATTCCAACCCAACACACACCCATACAGAACCACCTTTTTTCGACGGTAAGCCAATCTTGACAGACTACACACTTGCTTGCTAAGAATTAGAATGGTAAAGACTTGCAGTCTTTGGTTAAAAAGAAGCAGCAAATTCTTTCCACTTGATTCAACAACCCCTtaacaaaacaaactaaagAATAGGTCTAATCTTCTTCTACTTCAAAGTTGTCTTAAGTCGTTACAAACCAGCTGCTTTTCCTAATCTCTCTCTTAGAATCTTCACTCCCATGTACCTGCATCAAATGGGACAACAAAGAATCATGAGACAATTAGCAGGAAATGATTTAAGTTCAGCGTCATATAGCAAGTTAGTTACTccttccgtttcaatttgtttgtttggttttaacttagtacggagtttaagaaagtttagaagacttttgaaacttaagGTCTTCAATTAAAAATTGTAGAAcgtaccaaaatgtcctttaatcttgtagtcttaaacatgtcatatggaatgttagaattaaagagttgtcagaaaaggaaagagacattctttttgaaaccgAGGGAGTAGTTTGTATTATTATGATGTTACCTGCCCATCATCATCACTGTGGCTTGAGGATTTGTGCCTGGCGACTCTTTGAATGTTGAACCATCGATGACACGGAGCCTATGGACACCAAGAACCTTGTGATCAGGGGCGATCACCTTTCCAACTTGACATCCGCCATGGTAATGCCATATTGTGATCACAGTGTCTTTGCAGAACTGTTCTAAGGACTCGGTGTTATGAGTGTGTTTTGGTATTAGATTAACATTAGCTTGGACACTCATGTTAAGCAGCTTATCTAGTGTCTCTTTGTTACACTGTGTGAAGTTGGTGAAGTGTTTAGATTTCGCGATCTTCTCCACAATGCGTATACCATCTACACATCGTTTTAGATCACGTGGATGGCTGAAGTAGTTGAAGGTGATGGAAGGGTTGTCGTCAGGATTGGTAGTCACCAGGCTAATGTTCCCTCTTGACAAAGGTAATGCTATCTTTTCTAAGATGAAACCTCCCCTGAACGCCTCATGTGGTATGTTTTTCTTGCTTCTTCGATATGCTTCGATTGCTTCTACTGTTCTCTGCTTTGGAGGAATGGTGGACAGTTGCCCAATCTGGTTATTCCAAAATGTGGACACAATGTTAGGAAAATCGTGATTAATGGACGTAGAGAGTAGTACTACTGAGCAATTAAGAGttttttttaagtaaatttACCAGTGTCCAGTAACATACagtacaatacattatgaaacaacgGGAAACAACAATCCAATCAGGATGTGATTGATAGAAGTCGAAACATTGCTACTAACCTCAGCTGAAGCAACTCCATGATGGCAACTGATGCTATCTCCGGACTGCCCAAATCCACTACTAGCTTCAATATAGACTCCCTTTTTAGTAATCCCTACAGTCTGAATCAGTGACTGTTCAACAGGCCTATTTGTGGGGACGAAGATCGTGTTCAAGGGGTTGTCTGACATGCCTTGACCAACAAACTTATTGTCAAGCACTACTGTGATGTTCAACTTTTCCAACTCGGCCTTTGGTCCGATTCCACTAAGCATCAGAATATGAGGGCTCCCAATTGCACCAGATGACACTATAATCTCACTTCCCTTCCTTGTTGAAAGAAATGCCTTGTGTACTTTCCCATTTTCATCTTTGAAAATGACTCCCACTGCCCGTGGCTTCTTTCCTgcatataattatttcaatccGATTATCAATACTACTATAACGCATATTCCGTGTTTCAGGTTACGGTTAACCAACATGTTAACTAATCGAGATGTACCTGATGTATCAAAATCAATCTTTTGAACTGTGGCATGCACCAGAACATCCAACTTGTTAGGATTAGCAGAGGCAAGTAGTTCAGCAGCAGTGTGACGACGTCCGTAGTGGTCGAATATGGTCCCACCAACCTTGGTTCCATAGATGTGATCATAAGTGAATCCATTAAAAGGTGAGATACCAATTTCAAGTAGACTTTCTCTTACTGCTTCTTGCCATGGAGCCAAGTTTGGTCTCTGAACAATTTGTTTCTCAACCCAAG
Protein-coding regions in this window:
- the LOC125860045 gene encoding protein HOTHEAD-like isoform X1, with amino-acid sequence MAVVGPLSVIFNLLLSLLVCHLHFTILIQGDQGRWEDKYPFIREASTFSSFSDSYDYIIVGGGTAGCPLAATLSTKYRVLLVERGGVPFTNANVSFMQNFHISLADTSSTSASQFFVSTDGVFNSRARILGGATCINAGFYTRAAPSYIEKAGWDSKLVNESYPWVEKQIVQRPNLAPWQEAVRESLLEIGISPFNGFTYDHIYGTKVGGTIFDHYGRRHTAAELLASANPNKLDVLVHATVQKIDFDTSGKKPRAVGVIFKDENGKVHKAFLSTRKGSEIIVSSGAIGSPHILMLSGIGPKAELEKLNITVVLDNKFVGQGMSDNPLNTIFVPTNRPVEQSLIQTVGITKKGVYIEASSGFGQSGDSISCHHGVASAEIGQLSTIPPKQRTVEAIEAYRRSKKNIPHEAFRGGFILEKIALPLSRGNISLVTTNPDDNPSITFNYFSHPRDLKRCVDGIRIVEKIAKSKHFTNFTQCNKETLDKLLNMSVQANVNLIPKHTHNTESLEQFCKDTVITIWHYHGGCQVGKVIAPDHKVLGVHRLRVIDGSTFKESPGTNPQATVMMMGRYMGVKILRERLGKAAGL
- the LOC125860045 gene encoding protein HOTHEAD-like isoform X2 → MAVVGPLSVIFNLLLSLLVCHLHFTILIQDQGRWEDKYPFIREASTFSSFSDSYDYIIVGGGTAGCPLAATLSTKYRVLLVERGGVPFTNANVSFMQNFHISLADTSSTSASQFFVSTDGVFNSRARILGGATCINAGFYTRAAPSYIEKAGWDSKLVNESYPWVEKQIVQRPNLAPWQEAVRESLLEIGISPFNGFTYDHIYGTKVGGTIFDHYGRRHTAAELLASANPNKLDVLVHATVQKIDFDTSGKKPRAVGVIFKDENGKVHKAFLSTRKGSEIIVSSGAIGSPHILMLSGIGPKAELEKLNITVVLDNKFVGQGMSDNPLNTIFVPTNRPVEQSLIQTVGITKKGVYIEASSGFGQSGDSISCHHGVASAEIGQLSTIPPKQRTVEAIEAYRRSKKNIPHEAFRGGFILEKIALPLSRGNISLVTTNPDDNPSITFNYFSHPRDLKRCVDGIRIVEKIAKSKHFTNFTQCNKETLDKLLNMSVQANVNLIPKHTHNTESLEQFCKDTVITIWHYHGGCQVGKVIAPDHKVLGVHRLRVIDGSTFKESPGTNPQATVMMMGRYMGVKILRERLGKAAGL